The genomic region GAGCGACTTTCCCAATTGAGTTTGCCGTGGATACAGGCTTCACCGACTATCTGTGTTTGCCACCGGAAGCAGTCACTTTATTAAGGTTGCCCTTCCTATACGATCTTTCCGTGAATTTGGCAGATAATAGCGAAGTCTTGGTGACAGTTCACGAAGCCACTATACTCTGGAATGGTAAGGAAAAATCTGTTCGTGTATTTGCAACAGGACGACGACCCCTGATTGGAACGGCTTTGCTGAATGAACAAGAACTTGTAATTCAGTT from Chroococcidiopsis sp. SAG 2025 harbors:
- a CDS encoding clan AA aspartic protease, producing the protein MDTGFTDYLCLPPEAVTLLRLPFLYDLSVNLADNSEVLVTVHEATILWNGKEKSVRVFATGRRPLIGTALLNEQELVIQFTEGSLVTIDQL